In one window of Primulina tabacum isolate GXHZ01 chromosome 8, ASM2559414v2, whole genome shotgun sequence DNA:
- the LOC142554300 gene encoding putative receptor-like protein kinase At5g24010 yields the protein MATAVNSISVTFSLYIFSLSLVCIVYAFSPADHFLVNCGSSASETLDPDHRVFTGDDSGFLFSTRTSHLVKADSQLDSSSPLYQTARAFNRPVHYAFPISDRGTHHLVRLHFHPRFTNNCCNCFEVEFHVVANGFLLLNNFRVLKGDGLPIIKEFVIPVELGKLEISFIPSEDSKFGFVNAIEVISAPKDLIADVAQYVDGGKVEWIDGLLRNGFETVHRVNVGGFKVTPFNDSLWRTWVTDDKYLQVRDGSEKIHFGGRIQYQMGGASREVGPDNVYNTARIIKISGDSTPNSNITLAFEVEKGYKYMVRLHFCDIASVSSGMIYFNVYINGNLAYENLDLSDVSNRLLASPFYADFVVDGGISGHLVISVGPSNMSLPHAVDGLVNGIEVWKMNNSMGSFGEEVSAEYVWRSWRRGHAGVLLPLAAAVFLLLTASVLMVRKKNGYVGWSRLPVDVSETSMKFGNQFSSVKA from the coding sequence ATGGCGACGGCGGTAAACTCCATATCTGTCACTTTCTCCCTCTACATCTTCTCCCTCTCACTCGTATGCATCGTCTATGCCTTCTCTCCTGCCGATCATTTTCTTGTAAACTGTGGCTCAAGTGCTTCCGAAACCCTGGACCCGGACCACCGAGTTTTCACCGGGGACGATTCCGGATTTCTCTTCTCGACACGGACGAGTCATTTGGTGAAAGCTGATTCACAGCTTGATTCATCCTCTCCTTTGTATCAAACAGCTAGAGCCTTCAACCGTCCAGTGCATTACGCGTTCCCGATTTCAGACCGTGGGACCCATCATTTGGTACGCCTCCATTTTCATCCACGTTTTACGAATAATTGTTGTAATTGTTTTGAGGTTGAATTCCATGTCGTGGCGAACGGATTCTTGTTGCTAAATAACTTTCGAGTGCTGAAAGGTGATGGTCTTCCCATTattaaggagtttgtgattccTGTTGAATTGGGAAAGCTGGAAATTTCGTTTATCCCGTCAGAAGATTCGAAATTCGGGTTTGTGAATGCGATAGAAGTGATATCTGCTCCGAAAGATTTGATTGCTGATGTAGCACAGTACGTTGATGGCGGAAAAGTTGAGTGGATTGATGGGTTATTGAGAAATGGGTTTGAAACTGTGCATAGAGTGAATGTCGGGGGATTTAAAGTGACACCCTTTAACGACTCTTTGTGGAGGACTTGGGTAACTGATGACAAGTACCTACAAGTGAGAGATGGTTCTGAAAAAATTCATTTTGGTGGTCGAATCCAGTATCAAATGGGTGGGGCTAGTCGAGAAGTAGGGCCTGATAATGTTTATAATACTGCTAGGATTATAAAGATCTCAGGTGATTCGACTCCAAATTCAAACATAACGCTGGCATTTGAAGTGGAGAAGGGTTATAAGTATATGGTTCGGTTGCATTTTTGCGATATAGCTAGCGTGTCCTCAGGCATGATTTATTTCAATGTGTACATTAATGGGAATTTAGCTTATGAGAATCTTGATTTGTCGGATGTTTCAAATAGACTGCTGGCTTCACCATTTTATGCCGATTTTGTGGTTGATGGGGGGATATCGGGACATTTGGTCATCAGTGTAGGGCCATCAAATATGAGCTTGCCACATGCGGTTGATGGCCTTGTCAATGGAATTGAGGTATGGAAGATGAACAATTCGATGGGCAGTTTTggtgaagaggtttctgcagaGTATGTGTGGAGGAGCTGGAGAAGGGGACATGCTGGTGTTTTACTTCCCTTGGCTGCTGCAGTATTCTTGCTGCTTACTGCCTCTGTTCTTATGGTGAGGAAAAAGAATGGTTATGTGGGATGGTCGCGCTTGCCTGTAGATGTTTCTGAAACTAGTATGAAGTTTGGCAATCAGTTCTCATCTGTTAAAGCTTGA